One genomic region from Bombyx mori chromosome 6, ASM3026992v2 encodes:
- the LOC101744475 gene encoding S-phase kinase-associated protein 2 isoform X1: MFRYSNTDWDGIGEWSFIEMLPDEVLIAIFKYLPLDCLLVCENVSQRWKRLARDTAVWRCIYLTYSAKHDKVKESQKTLQVIGTHSECIHNLKLQYMHTYSSIRMLLEKCDNIFSLDLCMCRIEKEFERDVEKWSNLKKLSLKNCVFYPSDGDLIIQYDKFKGLNTLELPEFGLSRANCNTLLDLKNLCHIEIEKINNLGTEYIMQLILSKQNILVTFHIYGGDDVNDECLILLSKCPLLQGLSIIHCENLKDEGILALGNLKVIEQLQISNNERFSEASLLKTFGSPSMVKLNRLSLAKIKNVTPAVVDCISEYYKNLKCLALYQCPRIVNSDYEKQLRAKFRKIGVVLY, encoded by the exons ATGTTcag GTACTCGAATACAGATTGGGACGGCATCGGCGAGTGGAGCTTCATCGAGATGTTGCCTGATGAAGTTTTAATAGCAATATTCAAATACCTACCGCTGGACTGTTTACTGGTATGCGAAAATGTATCTCAAAGATGGAAAAGACTCGCAAGAGACACCGCCGTCTGGAGATGTATCTACTTGACGTATTCTGCAAAACATGACAAAGTCAAGGAGAGTCAGAAGACCTTACAAGTTATCGGAACACATAGCGAATGCATACACAATTTGAAATTACAGTATATGCACACTTATTCAAGCATTAGAATGTTGTTGGAGAAgtgtgataatattttttctctTGATCTATGCATGTGTCGGATTGAAAAAGAATTCGAAAGGGATGTTGAGAAATGGTCAAATCTGAAGAAGCTCAGTTTAAAAAACTGTGTGTTCTATCCGTCAGATGGAGACTTAATTATTCAATATGATAAGTTTAAAGGCCTCAATACATTAGAACTTCCAGAATTCGGACTATCTCGTGCGAACTGTAACACTTTacttgatttgaaaaatttgtgTCATattgaaatagaaaaaataaataatctaggCACGGAGTATATCATGCAGCTTATATTATCAAAGCAGAATATATTAGTCACATTCCACATTTACGGAGGCGACGACGTTAACGACGAATGTTTGATTTTGCTTTCAAAATGTCCATTGCTACAAGGCCTATCGATAATACATTGCGAGAATCTCAAAGACGAAGGCATACTGGCTTTAGGTAATCTCAAAGTGATCGAACAACTGCAAATCTCAAACAACGAACGTTTTTCCGAAGCAAGCTTATTGAAAACATTCGGTAGTCCCAGCATGGTTAAACTAAATAGACTGAGTCTTGCCAAAATAAAGAACGTCACTCCAGCCGTGGTAGATTGCATCTCGGAATACTACAAGAACCTAAAATGTTTGGCTTTATACCAGTGTCCTCGAATTGTCAACTCCGACTACGAAAAGCAATTAAGGGCCAAGTTCCGGAAAATAGGCGTCGTGTTGTACTGA
- the LOC101744475 gene encoding S-phase kinase-associated protein 2 isoform X2 translates to MLPDEVLIAIFKYLPLDCLLVCENVSQRWKRLARDTAVWRCIYLTYSAKHDKVKESQKTLQVIGTHSECIHNLKLQYMHTYSSIRMLLEKCDNIFSLDLCMCRIEKEFERDVEKWSNLKKLSLKNCVFYPSDGDLIIQYDKFKGLNTLELPEFGLSRANCNTLLDLKNLCHIEIEKINNLGTEYIMQLILSKQNILVTFHIYGGDDVNDECLILLSKCPLLQGLSIIHCENLKDEGILALGNLKVIEQLQISNNERFSEASLLKTFGSPSMVKLNRLSLAKIKNVTPAVVDCISEYYKNLKCLALYQCPRIVNSDYEKQLRAKFRKIGVVLY, encoded by the coding sequence ATGTTGCCTGATGAAGTTTTAATAGCAATATTCAAATACCTACCGCTGGACTGTTTACTGGTATGCGAAAATGTATCTCAAAGATGGAAAAGACTCGCAAGAGACACCGCCGTCTGGAGATGTATCTACTTGACGTATTCTGCAAAACATGACAAAGTCAAGGAGAGTCAGAAGACCTTACAAGTTATCGGAACACATAGCGAATGCATACACAATTTGAAATTACAGTATATGCACACTTATTCAAGCATTAGAATGTTGTTGGAGAAgtgtgataatattttttctctTGATCTATGCATGTGTCGGATTGAAAAAGAATTCGAAAGGGATGTTGAGAAATGGTCAAATCTGAAGAAGCTCAGTTTAAAAAACTGTGTGTTCTATCCGTCAGATGGAGACTTAATTATTCAATATGATAAGTTTAAAGGCCTCAATACATTAGAACTTCCAGAATTCGGACTATCTCGTGCGAACTGTAACACTTTacttgatttgaaaaatttgtgTCATattgaaatagaaaaaataaataatctaggCACGGAGTATATCATGCAGCTTATATTATCAAAGCAGAATATATTAGTCACATTCCACATTTACGGAGGCGACGACGTTAACGACGAATGTTTGATTTTGCTTTCAAAATGTCCATTGCTACAAGGCCTATCGATAATACATTGCGAGAATCTCAAAGACGAAGGCATACTGGCTTTAGGTAATCTCAAAGTGATCGAACAACTGCAAATCTCAAACAACGAACGTTTTTCCGAAGCAAGCTTATTGAAAACATTCGGTAGTCCCAGCATGGTTAAACTAAATAGACTGAGTCTTGCCAAAATAAAGAACGTCACTCCAGCCGTGGTAGATTGCATCTCGGAATACTACAAGAACCTAAAATGTTTGGCTTTATACCAGTGTCCTCGAATTGTCAACTCCGACTACGAAAAGCAATTAAGGGCCAAGTTCCGGAAAATAGGCGTCGTGTTGTACTGA